The Erigeron canadensis isolate Cc75 chromosome 4, C_canadensis_v1, whole genome shotgun sequence genome window below encodes:
- the LOC122597220 gene encoding NDR1/HIN1-like protein 3, which translates to MTFRNPNPRIGIYYHKIDINAIYHGKQFGSNKIDGNGFYLGHKSENNNMSVVFKGEEFVALGSFEKSRYDLEKIDGVYEIELILRVHIEYMHFVVKLGKFDECRVECGLKVPLSKVSPRRFERTKCRVR; encoded by the coding sequence ATGACATTTCGAAACCCAAATCCTAGAATTGGTATATATTACCATAAAATCGATATTAATGCTATATATCATGGTAAACAGTTTGGGTCAAACAAGATAGATGGTAATGGGTTTTATTTGGGCCATAAAAGTGAGAATAATAATATGAGTGTTGTATTTAAAGGCGAAGAGTTTGTTGCTCTTGGTAGTTTTGAGAAATCTAGATATGATTTGGAGAAAATCGACGGGGTTTATGAGATCGAGTTGATTTTGAGAGTTCATATCGAGTATATGCATTTTGTCGTTAAATTGGGTAAATTTGATGAGTGTAGAGTGGAATGTGGGTTGAAGGTTCCGTTAAGTAAGGTTTCGCCGAGGAGATTTGAGAGGACTAAGTGTCGTGTAAGGTAG
- the LOC122596660 gene encoding haloacid dehalogenase-like hydrolase domain-containing protein Sgpp, producing the protein MPTTSLTTSFQLFTNNPILCKKPATIPSAFSASSTSYPINSNVSLSFVAPLEAILFDIDGTLCDSDPLHYYAFRDMLQEIGFNDGSPIDEDFFINNISGKHNEELCSVLLPDWEFEKAMKFMVDKEDLFRRLAAEQLEPISGLENLCKWVEELGLKRAAVTNAPRSNAELLISMLKLEDFFEVIVLAEDCERAKPFPDPYLKAVNALRISPNHTFVFEDSVSGIKAANGAGMPAVGMATRNPEQMLLDAGATLVIKDYNDPKLWENLEQLVQQKIPL; encoded by the exons ATGCCTACAACATCACTCACTACTTCTTTTCAGTTGTTTACAAATAACCCAATTTTATGCAAAAAACCAGCAACAATCCCATCTGCCTTCTCTGCTTCATCAACTTCCTACCCAATTAACAG CAATGTTTCGTTGTCTTTCGTTGCTCCTCTTGAAGCAATACTTTTCGATATCGATGGAACACTGTGTGACTCGGATCCTCTCCATTACTACGCCTTTCGTGATATGCTCCAAGAG ATAGGATTTAATGACGGATCACCCATCGACGAGGACTTCTTCATAAATAACATTAGTGGCAAGCATAACGAAGAACTCTGCAGTGTTCTTCTTCCAGACTGGGAGTTCGAGAAAGCGATGAAGTTCATGGTTGATAAGGAAGATTTATTTCGAAG ACTGGCAGCCGAACAGCTGGAACCCATAAGCGGCCTGGAAAATTTATGCAAATGGGTTGAAGAGCTGGGTCTAAAACGGGCTGCTGTTACAAATGCTCCAAGGTCAAATGCCGAGTTGTTGATCTCAATGCTTAAACTTGAAGATTTCTTTGAAGTCATTGTACTAGCTGAAGATTGTGAAAGAGCAAAACCGTTTCCTGATCCTTACTTGAAAGCTGTAAATGCACTCAGAATTTCCCCAAATCATACATTTGTGTTTGAG GATTCTGTTTCTGGGATTAAAGCAGCCAATGGCGCTGGCATGCCAGCAGTTGGCATGGCTACTAGAAACCCTGAACAAATGCTACTCGATGCTGGGGCGACGCTCGTTATCAAGGATTATAACGACCCAAAGTTATGGGAGAATCTAGAGCAGTTAGTACAGCAAAAAATACCTCTTTGA
- the LOC122595875 gene encoding GTP-binding protein 4 gives MSGNLWHLPYSTIFFNRANLLPLYKRLYPLPRMKIYPMCFTKQMQTTTYEVVNGSYLETSNTKQEKKPKDTSPVPVDTVGAFQKLPMVMPSVDILHSALRKARRVTPTKGIANAAKREKNKGAKHLDALMKELSLPLKTYKENFPNKRLLHPYERSLVELTLGDGNYEEVLGRVDSLRKKVISVGKELASLCAQSTTKREAEERLAEGIKRLEEIYYTDGKAIDELMQIAKTLRAMPVVDLEMPTLCLVGAPNVGKSSLVRILSTGKPEICNYPFTTRGILMGHIALSYRNFQVTDTPGILWRRDEDRNNLEKLTLAVLAHLPTAVLFVHDLTGECGTSPSDQFLIYQEIKERFSTHLWIDVVSKCDLLQESPILYVTEDAEADNSELIKYRKMGPNGALRVSVKSEVGLNELKNRVHELLVSQSARLNIQKPEVSDKVSSPRKTFI, from the exons ATGAGTGGCAATCTATGGCATCTTCCTTACTCTACCATTTTCTTCAATCGCGCCAATCTTCTCCCCCTTTACAAAC GATTGTACCCGTTACCAAGAATGAAAATTTATCCGATGTGCTTCACTAAACAGATGCAAACAACTACTTATGAAGTTGTAAATGGAAGCTATTTAGAGACATCAAATACTAAGCAGGAGAAAAAGCCAAAG GATACATCTCCTGTGCCGGTTGATACGGTTGGTGCATTCCAAAAGCTACCCATGGTGATGCCTTCAGTTGATATTCTTCATTCAGCACTACGGAAGGCTAGGAGAGTCACACCTACAAAGG GTATCGCGAATGCTGCTAAGCGTGAGAAAAATAAAGGTGCAAAACATCTTGATGCCCTAATGAAG GAACTATCCTTGCCTTTAAAAACATACAAAGAAAACTTTCCGAATAAGCGACTTCTGCACCCTTATGAACGGTCTCTTGTTGAGTTGACTTTGGGTGATGGAAATTATGAGGAG GTTTTAGGAAGAGTTGATTCTCTAAGGAAGAAAGTTATATCTGTTGGAAAAGAACTTGCATCACTTTGTGCCCAG TCAACAACAAAGCGGGAAGCAGAGGAGAGGCTAGCCGAG GGAATAAAAAGACTGGAAGAAATTTACTATACTGATGGCAAAGCAATTGATGAATTGATGCAAATAGCCAAG ACTTTGAGGGCAATGCCCGTTGTTGATCTTGAAATGCCAACTCTCTGCCTTGTTGGAGCTCCTAACGTTGGAAAATCATCTTTAGTGCGCATACTTTCAACAGGAAAGCCCGAG ATCTGCAACTACCCTTTTACAACCAGAGGAATTCTAATGGGTCATATTGCGTTAAGCTACCGGAATTTCCAG GTGACAGATACACCTGGCATCTTATGGAGACGTGATG AGGACAGGAATAATTTGGAAAAGCTAACTCTTGCTGTACTAGCTCATCTACCTACTGCCGTATTATTTGTTCATGATTTAACTGGAGAATGTGGGACATCTCCTTCGGATCAG TTTTTAATCTAccaagaaataaaagaaagattTAGTACCCATCTATGGATTGATGTCGTCTCCAAATGCGATCTGTTGCAAGAATCTCCTATTCTTTATGTAACAGAAGATGCCGAAGCTGATAATTCTGAACTAATAAAGTACCGAAAAATGGGACCCAATGGAGCGCTTCGTGTATCAGTAAAGAGTGAAGTTGGGCTTAACGAG TTGAAGAATAGAGTGCATGAGCTTTTGGTATCTCAATCAGCAAGACTAAACATTCAAAAGCCTGAGGTCTCGGACAAGGTTTCTTCTCCACGCAAaacttttatttag